A part of Mycolicibacterium sp. TUM20985 genomic DNA contains:
- a CDS encoding response regulator — protein MISVLIVEDDPLIAEAHRTYLSRLEGFSAVAVVHTARDAMQTAAQAAGTNTPIDLVLLDLGLPDASGISLASALTGLRPAPDIIAITSERDLEMVRAAVARGALAYLLKPFTFAAFRDRLERYRRYRSALPAGVDAASQAEVDRAMAELRVGGDKSAAPKGAAPQTNDDIARAIRDSTDGLTADGVAKAVGVSRVTAWRYLERLADDGTVTRHADYGGAGRPKTRYQWR, from the coding sequence GTGATCTCCGTGCTGATCGTCGAGGACGACCCCCTGATCGCCGAGGCGCACCGCACGTATCTCAGCCGCCTGGAGGGCTTTTCGGCGGTGGCGGTGGTGCATACGGCGCGCGACGCCATGCAGACCGCGGCGCAGGCCGCCGGTACGAACACGCCGATCGACCTCGTGCTGCTCGACCTCGGGCTGCCGGACGCCAGCGGGATCAGTCTCGCCTCGGCCCTGACCGGGCTGCGACCGGCGCCGGACATCATCGCGATCACCTCCGAACGTGACCTGGAGATGGTGCGCGCCGCGGTCGCGCGCGGTGCGCTCGCATACCTGTTGAAGCCGTTCACCTTTGCGGCCTTTCGCGACCGACTCGAGCGGTACCGGCGCTACCGTTCGGCCCTGCCGGCCGGGGTCGACGCGGCCAGTCAGGCGGAGGTGGACCGCGCGATGGCCGAGTTGCGCGTGGGCGGGGACAAGTCGGCGGCGCCAAAGGGGGCGGCACCGCAGACCAACGACGACATCGCCCGTGCCATCCGGGACAGCACCGACGGTCTCACCGCCGACGGGGTCGCCAAGGCTGTCGGCGTCTCGCGGGTGACCGCGTGGCGCTATCTGGAACGGCTGGCCGACGATGGCACGGTCACCCGGCACGCCGACTACGGTGGCGCGGGTCGACCGAAGACCCGCTACCAGTGGCGCTAG